The following proteins are co-located in the Desulfoscipio sp. XC116 genome:
- a CDS encoding IS3 family transposase (programmed frameshift), whose translation MQKKQWLPEQKLQIVLEALKEERHIGEIASEYGVHVSVVHRWKKELLEGADKVFATSKNAKAAAQEKRKQEETIENLYAQVGRLTTQLDWLKKKLAASYPVNERKAMVNWDITNSHLTIKVQAELLSLNRTGLYWTAQKVSKHEVEIKHLIDKIHTQHPFKGSRRIVDDINNMDDVDYKVNRKRIQKYMREMGIRVIYPGPNLSKRNRAQYVYPYLLRNVKAAHPNHVWGIDITYCAMQGRWMYLVAIIDWYSRMIVGYELSDTMNKEFVIKAVNRAIEIHGTPIILNSDQGSQFTSPVYINTLKEHSIKISMDGKGRALDNAITERFWRTIKWEDIYLKNYETPRTLRQGIAAFMRYYNFERPHTSIGKRTPASAYYATNNLSQQSA comes from the exons ATGCAAAAAAAACAATGGTTACCGGAGCAAAAACTGCAGATAGTTCTAGAAGCCTTAAAAGAAGAACGCCACATAGGCGAAATTGCCTCGGAATACGGAGTACATGTGAGTGTGGTTCACCGCTGGAAGAAGGAGCTCTTAGAAGGCGCCGACAAGGTATTCGCCACCTCTAAGAATGCTAAAGCCGCTGCCCAAGAAAAGCGCAAACAAGAAGAAACCATCGAGAACTTATACGCGCAAGTCGGCCGTCTAACAACACAGTTGGATTGGCTTAAAAAAAAA CTAGCGGCATCTTACCCCGTGAATGAACGCAAAGCTATGGTGAATTGGGATATCACAAATTCACATTTAACCATAAAAGTTCAGGCCGAGCTATTATCCTTGAATCGAACGGGTTTATACTGGACTGCCCAAAAGGTGTCTAAACACGAAGTGGAGATTAAACATCTGATTGACAAGATCCACACGCAGCATCCATTTAAAGGCTCCAGGCGGATTGTTGACGACATAAATAACATGGATGATGTAGATTACAAGGTCAACCGCAAACGCATTCAAAAATATATGCGGGAAATGGGAATACGGGTGATTTACCCCGGCCCCAACCTCAGCAAACGTAACAGAGCTCAGTATGTTTACCCATACCTGCTTCGGAATGTCAAAGCAGCCCACCCCAACCATGTCTGGGGAATTGATATTACGTATTGTGCCATGCAAGGCCGCTGGATGTACCTGGTGGCTATAATTGACTGGTACTCCAGGATGATTGTTGGATATGAGCTCTCCGATACGATGAATAAGGAATTTGTCATTAAAGCTGTAAACAGAGCCATCGAAATACACGGAACTCCTATCATATTAAATTCTGATCAGGGCAGTCAATTTACCAGCCCTGTCTATATAAATACACTCAAAGAACATAGCATCAAAATCAGTATGGACGGTAAAGGTAGGGCCCTGGATAACGCTATTACAGAGCGCTTTTGGAGAACCATTAAATGGGAAGATATTTACCTGAAGAATTATGAAACCCCCCGTACTCTCCGACAAGGAATTGCTGCTTTTATGCGTTATTACAATTTCGAGCGTCCACATACATCTATTGGCAAGAGGACTCCAGCAAGCGCTTATTATGCTACTAACAACTTATCGCAGCAATCTGCATAA
- a CDS encoding PIN domain-containing protein: MTTFNVFLDTNIFINAKYDFDRASLHNLKKYCDDGIASMFTNDIIIREVKHHIETEVGLLAAQAKNAIKDNGELINAITPSVFETIKNTLLNAPTQLTTAFDSYMSGSTALSNTGLSVIDLFNDYFVPNAPFEGRKGKKSEFPDAAVIMSIKQYLASTEHESLHVVTGDDGWHNALKDISDVFIYKDLKSLLTKISKEQEIYRRIVPFIREQIESLQERAKDWLGDQEWDFAVDEVEMCIECDEVEEVDIRDVNLVLDGIEYIDTLEGSAVATLSGIAMVRINFSYIDHTDEIYDKEDHVWYNTAYGDGMTEIKIPISLSITVMLPDEDAGEFELDSPDFDELDKENCETIEYELTERNDDYHDPYFDMCPDCGKQIGLHNDGGNGFCVDCAPKH, encoded by the coding sequence ATGACTACATTCAATGTGTTTCTTGACACGAATATTTTTATTAATGCCAAGTATGATTTTGACAGAGCATCGCTTCATAACTTGAAAAAATACTGTGATGATGGGATTGCTTCCATGTTCACAAATGACATTATTATTCGAGAAGTCAAGCATCACATTGAAACTGAAGTTGGACTCTTGGCTGCACAGGCCAAAAATGCAATTAAAGACAATGGCGAACTAATAAATGCAATAACGCCATCGGTATTTGAAACAATAAAGAACACGCTTCTTAATGCACCGACGCAGCTTACAACGGCGTTTGATTCTTATATGAGTGGTTCGACAGCGTTGTCGAATACTGGACTGTCAGTTATAGATTTATTCAACGACTATTTTGTACCCAATGCTCCCTTTGAAGGTCGTAAAGGAAAAAAGTCAGAATTTCCTGATGCCGCAGTTATTATGAGCATAAAGCAATATCTTGCTTCAACAGAACATGAATCGTTACATGTGGTCACCGGCGATGACGGATGGCATAATGCGCTTAAAGATATTTCTGACGTTTTCATATATAAAGATCTTAAATCTTTGCTTACGAAAATTTCTAAAGAGCAAGAAATATACCGACGAATCGTTCCATTCATCAGAGAGCAAATTGAATCACTTCAAGAACGTGCAAAAGACTGGCTCGGGGATCAAGAATGGGATTTTGCAGTTGATGAGGTTGAAATGTGCATCGAGTGTGATGAAGTCGAAGAAGTCGATATAAGAGATGTAAATCTCGTACTTGATGGCATTGAATACATTGATACCTTAGAGGGTTCTGCTGTTGCCACTCTTTCGGGCATAGCAATGGTCAGAATCAACTTTTCTTACATTGACCACACAGATGAAATATACGATAAAGAAGATCATGTTTGGTATAACACTGCTTATGGCGATGGGATGACAGAAATAAAGATTCCTATCAGTTTGTCAATTACGGTTATGTTACCAGATGAAGATGCTGGTGAATTTGAACTTGATTCGCCAGACTTCGATGAACTTGACAAAGAGAATTGTGAGACTATTGAATATGAATTAACAGAGCGTAACGATGACTATCATGACCCATATTTTGATATGTGTCCCGATTGCGGCAAACAAATTGGGCTTCATAACGACGGTGGCAATGGATTCTGTGTTGACTGTGCTCCAAAGCATTGA
- a CDS encoding ATP-dependent helicase, giving the protein MNLSPKQLQIVESVDNYMYVIAGAGSGKTRTLTERIIRLLSKSKRGERVLAITFSNKAANELKERLLHFYTQDELNDLVYVGTVHNFCMEIVLQRGSSIGLPDDLHIFESFEDRFEIFKKALDNVPQMKAKYLTSEGKINSKGMRELFELLSKAKRDFKFPTDYASKPLSQRLYQEYNDLMLSQNAIDFDDILLYAYRIMAEKPSIARIYQRIYKHICVDEAQDLNKAQYSVIKAIAGDTASVLMVGDPNQAIYGFNGSSSRYMCIDFPKDYPAKKYELVENFRSSQAVINAAKIIEPSFEMEGQLPIRGEMEIHVFDDEMSEATWISKKIDALIRDGHPDIEGTIVSPQQCAVLARNRYVFNSLAALFEEQQKEFNLRISTNQGLLSESVFFKLFDLGLRVIMNKNDVLHLSDMVSLLGETTKPIASFDDLKSSEELNRAIGNNGATAINFAWDSIQTSKNSFRFDKTLEILSSYCESEDNFSNDNERSLVFNDYLCWRERWNTYVKNSSIEDRSLAHMMRSIALGITNISKESGLTLSTIHMSKGLEFDIVFIMGLNEGVFPDYRSLNDAAQLNEEQHNMFVSITRSKRLCYLTCPKSRVMPWGDSRNQVPSRYITQLNGSHT; this is encoded by the coding sequence ATGAATTTATCACCTAAACAGCTTCAAATAGTCGAATCCGTTGATAATTATATGTATGTAATTGCTGGCGCTGGCAGTGGGAAAACGCGTACATTGACTGAAAGAATAATAAGATTACTTTCCAAAAGCAAGCGTGGAGAACGCGTGCTTGCTATTACATTTAGTAATAAAGCTGCAAATGAGCTAAAAGAACGACTGTTACATTTTTATACACAAGATGAACTTAACGATCTTGTGTATGTAGGTACGGTTCATAACTTTTGTATGGAAATAGTATTGCAACGCGGTTCTTCAATTGGTCTGCCCGATGATTTGCACATATTTGAATCTTTTGAAGACCGCTTTGAAATATTTAAAAAAGCTTTGGACAATGTACCTCAAATGAAAGCAAAATATCTGACATCTGAGGGAAAAATCAACTCAAAAGGCATGCGTGAACTTTTTGAACTTCTGAGTAAAGCTAAAAGAGATTTTAAATTTCCAACCGATTATGCCTCAAAACCATTAAGCCAACGACTCTATCAAGAGTATAATGATTTGATGTTATCTCAAAACGCTATTGATTTTGATGATATTCTACTTTATGCTTACAGAATTATGGCTGAAAAGCCCTCAATAGCACGAATTTATCAACGCATCTATAAGCACATTTGTGTGGATGAGGCACAAGACTTGAACAAAGCTCAGTATTCAGTAATAAAAGCAATAGCGGGTGATACCGCAAGTGTTCTAATGGTAGGAGACCCCAATCAAGCTATCTATGGATTTAACGGCTCTTCCAGTCGTTATATGTGTATTGATTTCCCAAAGGACTATCCTGCTAAAAAGTATGAGTTGGTAGAAAATTTCAGATCTTCCCAAGCAGTTATCAATGCTGCAAAAATTATTGAGCCAAGTTTTGAGATGGAAGGTCAGTTACCAATTCGAGGTGAAATGGAAATCCATGTTTTTGATGATGAGATGTCTGAGGCTACATGGATATCTAAAAAAATCGATGCATTGATTAGAGATGGGCATCCAGATATAGAGGGTACTATAGTTTCACCGCAACAATGTGCAGTATTAGCGAGAAACCGATATGTGTTTAACTCACTGGCAGCTCTATTCGAGGAGCAACAGAAAGAATTTAATCTCCGAATATCAACAAATCAGGGACTATTGAGCGAATCAGTCTTCTTTAAGCTGTTCGACCTTGGATTACGTGTCATCATGAATAAAAATGATGTTCTTCATTTATCTGATATGGTGAGCCTATTAGGAGAGACTACAAAACCTATTGCATCATTTGATGATTTGAAATCAAGCGAAGAGTTGAACCGCGCTATCGGAAACAATGGAGCAACAGCAATTAACTTTGCTTGGGACTCCATCCAAACATCAAAAAATTCTTTTAGGTTTGACAAGACACTTGAAATTCTATCGTCTTACTGCGAATCTGAAGATAATTTTTCAAATGATAATGAACGGTCATTGGTATTTAATGATTATTTATGTTGGCGAGAGCGCTGGAATACCTACGTGAAGAATTCATCTATAGAGGATCGCAGCTTGGCACATATGATGAGGTCTATAGCATTAGGAATTACTAATATATCGAAAGAATCGGGCTTAACTCTTTCTACAATACACATGTCAAAAGGGCTTGAATTTGATATTGTCTTCATAATGGGTTTGAATGAAGGAGTTTTTCCTGACTATCGGTCGCTTAACGATGCAGCTCAATTAAACGAAGAACAGCACAATATGTTTGTATCTATAACTCGTTCTAAAAGGCTATGTTATTTGACTTGCCCAAAATCTCGTGTTATGCCTTGGGGTGATTCAAGGAACCAAGTTCCCTCAAGATATATAACGCAACTGAACGGATCGCACACTTAG
- a CDS encoding AAA family ATPase, whose amino-acid sequence MNIQLTQVCIRNLRSINEATVQLRPFSVMFGMNDSGKSNFLLALRLALGNGSIDEKDVFCSLVTPYSNTTVVSIDLKFVPVGEDGKQTDTFNELWGLHLGENVMTDDEDKEFFAFRTEFAYDSDKEEYVRDRMVINEWRENEIVVGSSLRYKTLSAFEFIYLDAQRDMSSDIRDKSSMWSKQISKLKMTPEAKAEIESSLGTLSDRIMSESPFLQQVSRDLASATNTRNSSVEINPITRSVDELYKGLDIYVSQNASSSIPIANLGLGTRSRAVFASLKTIVNKKINDANETPYFCMVAFEEPESHIHPHSQRELVKDFSGIQGQRIVTTHSPYILSSSSLDNLIYVALRSAKTYFSSLSSLGLTAEEIRHIERFVLNTRGELLFANVAILAEGETEEQALQVFFKEFFGYEPYELGVSFVGVGGKNYLPFLRMLESIGANWYIFSDGEAAAINDLKSTMKQLRNLPAKPDLDQYNNIIVLNDSYDFETYLLNAGYAAEIISAINEYEGIEDEEHQDPYFDYFIQQHHGESMSPRSTGIPCETCGQMIKESPLRDYHTEGGRERAICDCMKAGKTKYAVPIAKLICSSCMGERKYPSKIKTLLDQIKACLEGVRL is encoded by the coding sequence ATGAATATTCAGCTAACTCAAGTTTGTATTCGTAATCTTCGATCAATAAATGAAGCCACTGTTCAACTGCGCCCATTTTCTGTGATGTTCGGTATGAACGATAGTGGCAAATCAAATTTTTTACTTGCCCTAAGATTAGCTTTAGGCAATGGTAGCATAGACGAGAAAGATGTATTTTGCTCCTTAGTCACACCCTATAGCAACACTACGGTTGTTTCTATTGATTTAAAATTTGTTCCTGTCGGGGAGGATGGCAAACAAACAGACACCTTCAATGAATTATGGGGATTGCACTTAGGAGAGAATGTCATGACCGACGATGAGGATAAAGAATTTTTTGCTTTCCGTACAGAGTTCGCTTACGACTCGGATAAAGAAGAGTATGTGCGAGATAGGATGGTCATAAATGAGTGGAGAGAAAACGAGATTGTAGTTGGAAGCTCTCTCCGATACAAAACATTGTCTGCTTTTGAGTTTATTTATCTTGATGCGCAACGTGATATGTCTTCTGATATTCGAGATAAGAGTTCTATGTGGAGTAAGCAGATCTCAAAACTAAAAATGACACCAGAAGCAAAAGCCGAAATAGAATCATCACTTGGCACATTGAGTGATCGCATTATGTCAGAAAGTCCCTTCTTGCAACAAGTTTCAAGAGATTTAGCTTCTGCAACAAATACAAGAAATAGTAGTGTGGAAATTAACCCAATTACAAGAAGCGTTGATGAACTGTATAAAGGACTGGATATTTATGTATCCCAAAATGCTTCCTCTTCTATTCCTATAGCCAACTTGGGGTTAGGAACGCGCAGTCGTGCTGTGTTTGCTTCTTTAAAAACGATTGTTAACAAGAAAATAAACGATGCCAATGAAACACCTTACTTTTGTATGGTTGCATTTGAAGAACCTGAATCTCATATCCATCCACATTCTCAACGGGAATTAGTAAAAGATTTTTCTGGTATTCAGGGGCAGCGTATTGTTACTACTCATTCCCCTTACATCTTGTCTTCATCGAGTTTGGACAATCTAATATATGTAGCTTTGCGGAGCGCTAAAACATATTTTTCTTCACTGTCAAGTCTTGGATTGACCGCCGAAGAGATACGCCATATTGAAAGATTTGTTCTTAATACACGAGGAGAATTACTTTTTGCTAATGTGGCAATATTAGCAGAAGGGGAAACGGAGGAGCAGGCACTCCAAGTTTTCTTTAAAGAATTTTTTGGTTATGAACCCTATGAATTAGGTGTAAGTTTTGTAGGAGTAGGCGGTAAAAACTATCTTCCATTTTTACGTATGTTGGAAAGTATAGGTGCCAACTGGTATATCTTTAGCGATGGAGAAGCAGCAGCTATCAATGATTTGAAATCTACGATGAAGCAACTTAGAAATTTGCCTGCTAAACCTGATTTAGACCAATACAATAACATAATTGTATTAAATGATTCGTATGACTTTGAAACATATCTGCTCAATGCTGGATATGCAGCAGAAATAATCTCAGCCATCAATGAATATGAGGGCATTGAAGATGAGGAACACCAAGATCCATATTTTGATTATTTTATTCAACAGCATCACGGAGAATCCATGAGTCCTCGCAGTACGGGTATACCATGTGAAACATGCGGGCAAATGATAAAGGAAAGCCCATTGCGTGATTATCACACCGAAGGTGGTCGTGAGCGCGCAATTTGCGACTGTATGAAAGCGGGAAAAACCAAGTATGCTGTTCCCATAGCAAAATTAATTTGTTCAAGTTGTATGGGTGAGCGCAAATATCCTTCTAAAATTAAAACATTGCTTGATCAAATTAAAGCTTGTCTGGAGGGGGTAAGGTTATGA
- a CDS encoding helix-turn-helix transcriptional regulator, giving the protein MPIHSNLSTLMGSRRYSIKDVHEKTGLSRNTISNLYNDKATRIDFETIYKLCTLFSCGVEDLLCIKQE; this is encoded by the coding sequence ATGCCTATTCACAGTAATTTGTCTACGCTGATGGGAAGCCGACGCTACTCAATAAAAGATGTTCATGAGAAAACGGGACTTTCAAGAAATACGATTTCTAATCTGTATAATGACAAAGCTACGAGAATCGACTTTGAAACAATATATAAATTATGTACCCTATTTAGTTGTGGAGTAGAAGACCTTCTGTGTATAAAACAAGAATAA
- a CDS encoding KilA-N domain-containing protein — MVTEEEKRAEAIWTYCISREKIFKHLVSKNLMEQDVADTLSEKMLEQMNASFVPGFRRSSIGEAMIAKHIQIISPDDTYISLTEIARQKNTDAPSYVIQSWLRNYGTIEFLRLWEKESNAKFIDEECMALIEKMKSSSFTLTLKQWIANTGAVGITSKQGKNGGTFAHPDIACEFSMWIDPAYRLDVVKKFRMASIDK; from the coding sequence ATGGTGACCGAGGAAGAAAAGCGTGCGGAAGCAATTTGGACATATTGCATATCAAGGGAAAAAATCTTTAAGCACTTAGTTTCAAAGAATCTTATGGAGCAAGACGTTGCGGACACGCTCTCCGAAAAGATGCTCGAGCAGATGAATGCAAGTTTTGTGCCTGGATTCCGCCGCTCATCAATCGGTGAAGCCATGATCGCTAAACATATTCAGATCATTTCTCCAGACGATACCTACATATCGCTGACTGAAATAGCCCGACAGAAAAATACAGACGCACCCAGCTATGTGATTCAAAGCTGGCTGCGCAACTATGGGACAATTGAATTCCTCCGTCTATGGGAGAAGGAGAGCAATGCTAAATTCATAGATGAAGAATGTATGGCGCTAATTGAAAAGATGAAATCCAGCTCTTTTACACTGACGCTTAAGCAGTGGATTGCCAATACAGGTGCGGTAGGAATTACGTCGAAGCAGGGTAAAAATGGCGGGACCTTTGCCCATCCGGACATTGCCTGTGAATTCAGCATGTGGATTGATCCGGCATACAGGCTGGATGTCGTCAAGAAGTTTCGTATGGCAAGCATAGACAAGTAG
- a CDS encoding recombinase family protein, which yields MKIPYGFAVDNDGKVTIDQAQAQVIQMIFREYLNGNSLGGLARMLESRGIPSPSGNKCWGRAAIDKLLSSSKYVPLIISLELYTAVQFEKAARSNQELNNDGSTQRKAARYNSKNVLSGLLVCSECGANYRRITRASGEVVWRCASQVESRSCTQSPSIAEKDIIQLVCNALSMDTFDSEHVRDLIDQILVDHAGSISFEYKHTQRFSSL from the coding sequence ATGAAAATTCCCTATGGTTTTGCTGTAGATAATGATGGCAAGGTTACTATTGACCAAGCACAAGCGCAAGTTATTCAGATGATTTTTAGAGAATACCTTAACGGCAATAGCCTTGGAGGATTAGCAAGAATGCTGGAGAGTCGGGGTATCCCCTCGCCATCAGGGAATAAGTGTTGGGGGCGGGCCGCAATTGATAAGCTGTTGTCCAGTTCAAAGTATGTTCCTCTCATTATTAGCTTGGAACTATATACCGCAGTACAGTTTGAAAAAGCTGCACGCTCAAATCAAGAACTTAATAATGACGGAAGCACACAGCGGAAGGCCGCCCGGTACAATTCAAAGAATGTACTGAGCGGTCTTTTAGTTTGCTCGGAGTGCGGCGCGAATTATCGCCGGATTACACGTGCCTCCGGTGAAGTAGTATGGCGTTGCGCTAGCCAGGTGGAAAGTAGAAGCTGCACGCAGTCCCCATCAATTGCAGAAAAGGATATCATTCAGTTAGTTTGCAATGCGCTCAGTATGGACACTTTTGATTCAGAGCATGTCAGAGATTTGATTGACCAAATCCTAGTTGACCATGCTGGCTCTATCTCTTTTGAGTACAAGCATACCCAGCGCTTTTCCTCTCTCTAA
- a CDS encoding serine hydrolase: MKKIALYVLFAVFLLTSASVISEPLKKIIQPIPDYSTLQKQITSYLDEQPGVYGLYFIDIHSGQKFGYNSRTVFHAASTFKVPMNLYLYRAADNGQLSLTEQLTFTDQHMEGGTGILQNKSPGGSYSIEQLADYSILYSDNVATNILLDRLGKQNVKDFMRSLGGQVVDNKQNSTCPYDLALYMQEAVRLADQPAGERLFNNLLDNKLKDRIPEPLPPEIKVANKIGTWPPTNTYNDAAYVDHPKRPYILVVTSKDTPGYSEALAVIHQLSEQIYRYQTNRAT; the protein is encoded by the coding sequence TTGAAAAAAATTGCCCTTTATGTACTATTTGCCGTTTTTCTATTAACAAGCGCGTCAGTTATCAGTGAGCCGTTAAAAAAAATTATTCAACCAATACCCGATTATTCAACACTGCAAAAACAAATTACCAGCTACCTGGACGAACAACCGGGCGTTTACGGACTTTATTTTATTGATATACATTCGGGCCAAAAGTTCGGCTATAATTCCCGTACAGTATTTCATGCCGCCAGCACATTTAAAGTGCCTATGAACCTGTATCTTTACCGTGCAGCAGACAACGGCCAATTAAGTCTGACAGAGCAATTGACTTTCACGGACCAACACATGGAAGGGGGCACCGGCATACTGCAGAACAAATCACCCGGAGGCAGCTATAGCATAGAACAGCTGGCGGATTATTCCATATTATACAGCGATAATGTAGCCACCAATATATTATTGGATCGGCTGGGCAAACAAAATGTGAAGGACTTTATGCGTTCCTTGGGTGGACAAGTGGTGGATAATAAACAAAATAGCACATGTCCTTATGATTTAGCGTTATATATGCAAGAGGCAGTACGTTTAGCCGATCAGCCGGCAGGGGAACGGCTGTTTAATAATCTGCTTGATAATAAACTCAAAGACCGCATTCCAGAGCCCCTGCCGCCGGAAATCAAGGTAGCCAATAAAATAGGCACTTGGCCGCCGACCAACACTTATAACGATGCTGCTTATGTTGATCACCCCAAACGGCCTTATATACTGGTCGTTACCAGCAAAGATACACCCGGTTACAGTGAGGCACTGGCGGTTATCCACCAGCTTTCAGAACAAATATATCGTTATCAAACCAATAGGGCAACCTAA
- the murI gene encoding glutamate racemase: MPNPNPIGIFDSGVGGISVLKEIRHLMPGENLLYFADSAHCPYGVKPPEHIRRRTIKITQFLINTGAKVIVAACNTASIAGLDYLRQHFQVPIVGMEPAIKPAAHITRNGKIGVLATGVTINGDRFNSLLTRFANGIEVINVPCPGLVEQVELGLLDTPETTALLRQFLNPLIINSVDTVVLGCTHYPFLRPLVESIMGPKVEVIDTGCAVAKRVHQILQSEDLLANNTPRSGLEVFYTSGNVKQVEQTIRHLWDHPNIKVEYIKL, translated from the coding sequence TTGCCCAACCCGAATCCCATAGGGATTTTTGATTCGGGTGTGGGAGGTATATCGGTATTGAAGGAAATCCGCCACCTGATGCCGGGTGAAAACCTTCTTTACTTCGCCGATTCCGCCCATTGTCCATATGGAGTAAAACCGCCGGAGCACATACGACGGCGAACCATTAAAATTACTCAATTTTTGATCAACACCGGGGCCAAAGTAATTGTGGCCGCATGCAACACCGCATCTATAGCAGGCCTTGACTACCTGCGCCAGCATTTTCAGGTACCTATTGTAGGCATGGAGCCAGCCATCAAACCCGCCGCCCATATAACCCGTAACGGTAAAATAGGTGTGCTGGCCACAGGTGTCACCATTAATGGAGACCGCTTCAATTCCCTTCTAACGCGCTTTGCCAACGGCATCGAAGTTATAAATGTGCCCTGTCCGGGCCTGGTGGAACAAGTGGAATTGGGTTTGCTGGATACTCCGGAGACAACTGCATTGCTGCGCCAGTTCTTGAATCCACTCATAATAAACAGCGTGGACACCGTGGTACTGGGTTGCACTCATTATCCTTTCCTGCGCCCACTGGTGGAGTCTATAATGGGACCCAAGGTAGAGGTAATCGATACCGGTTGCGCAGTAGCCAAAAGAGTGCACCAGATCTTACAATCAGAAGATTTGCTGGCAAATAACACTCCCCGGAGCGGTCTGGAAGTTTTTTATACCAGCGGCAACGTTAAGCAGGTTGAACAAACAATCAGACATTTATGGGATCACCCGAATATAAAAGTGGAATACATAAAGCTATAA